From Pseudobythopirellula maris, one genomic window encodes:
- a CDS encoding diguanylate cyclase domain-containing protein: MRPVDAPPTTDSQQTAPQGESTPPHKGEAGNLQQISRLLSELESAAVESGQATPAPIGPNDPGLRLAEARLGIAGALFTALRCKNAAAAAHSLRVAIGCSRWAVALNMPEKLRSQLEFVALLHDIGKIGVPDAVLVKPGRLTNEEIDVLESSRDLGRHILQTTGAPAPLVEAMVASAAHFDGGRQHVPLAGDQIPFVSRMLAIVDAYDSMTTDHVYRPARSRERALSELQQCAGSQFDPDLVNSFCDLFSRDQSELERDVARRWLSRLGDFEESFDWKPELVTARPGAAGGPSPFETKLIENMHDAVLFVDSQLVITRWNTGAERLTGVAASAAVGKKMLPSLLDMSDDTGKLIEDLRCPVLRSVKGGVQVIERISVMGRNGRSVAVDLHAMPVPDPKGDTLGASVLLHDASSVATLEERCQALHTEMTKDPMTQVANRAEFDRMLASFIDAHQETGLPCSLIMADIDRFKRINDTYGHQAGDAAIMTFAKLLKTSCRSGDLVARYGGEEFAVLCADCNNASAARRAEQMRKRLAETSHSELGGNPITASFGVTELQPGDTPESMLRRSDRGLLLAKDQGRNQVVQLGDGMGDAPKAKKSWWKFPVWGGAKLIETRLVTNVPIEIAVEKLRGFISDRDAKILHITENELRLQVTELIAVSGSTVRPQDFMIDMLLSQEHIERTNSSGLASGKYVQTNADVTIRPKRDRDRRQKDVSEQARRLLGSLKSYLMAKETSADPPKAEPAPSEPAQA; this comes from the coding sequence ATGCGGCCAGTAGACGCCCCCCCCACGACCGACTCCCAGCAGACAGCCCCCCAGGGCGAGTCCACGCCGCCCCATAAAGGCGAAGCCGGCAACCTGCAGCAAATCTCTCGCCTGCTGAGCGAACTGGAGAGCGCCGCGGTCGAGTCGGGCCAAGCCACTCCCGCGCCGATCGGCCCGAACGATCCCGGGCTGCGACTTGCCGAGGCCCGCTTGGGGATCGCCGGCGCGCTGTTCACCGCCCTCAGGTGCAAGAACGCGGCGGCCGCCGCCCACAGCCTGCGCGTCGCCATCGGCTGCAGCCGCTGGGCCGTGGCGCTCAACATGCCGGAGAAGCTCCGCTCGCAGTTGGAGTTCGTGGCGCTCCTGCACGACATCGGCAAGATCGGCGTCCCCGACGCGGTGCTGGTCAAGCCGGGGCGGCTGACGAACGAAGAGATCGACGTGCTCGAATCGAGCCGCGACCTGGGGAGGCACATCCTGCAGACAACCGGGGCGCCGGCGCCGCTGGTCGAGGCGATGGTCGCGTCGGCGGCCCACTTCGATGGCGGGCGCCAGCACGTGCCGCTGGCCGGCGACCAGATCCCGTTCGTCTCACGGATGCTGGCGATCGTCGACGCCTACGACTCGATGACCACGGACCACGTTTACCGCCCGGCGCGGTCGAGAGAGCGGGCCCTCAGCGAATTGCAACAATGCGCCGGGAGCCAGTTCGACCCCGACTTGGTGAACAGCTTCTGCGACCTGTTCTCCCGCGACCAGAGCGAGCTGGAGCGCGACGTCGCGCGGCGTTGGCTCTCCCGGTTGGGCGACTTCGAGGAGAGTTTCGACTGGAAACCCGAGCTCGTCACCGCCCGCCCCGGGGCGGCAGGCGGGCCGAGCCCGTTCGAGACCAAGCTGATCGAGAACATGCACGACGCCGTGCTGTTCGTCGACAGCCAGCTGGTGATCACCCGCTGGAACACCGGCGCCGAGCGGCTCACCGGCGTGGCGGCCTCGGCGGCGGTCGGCAAGAAGATGCTGCCGAGCCTGCTCGACATGTCGGACGACACGGGCAAGCTGATCGAAGACCTCCGCTGCCCCGTGCTGCGTTCGGTCAAGGGCGGGGTGCAAGTGATCGAGCGTATCAGCGTGATGGGCCGCAACGGCCGCAGCGTGGCGGTCGACCTGCACGCGATGCCGGTGCCCGATCCCAAGGGCGACACGCTCGGGGCCTCGGTTTTGCTGCACGACGCTTCGAGTGTCGCCACCCTGGAGGAGCGGTGCCAAGCGCTGCACACCGAAATGACCAAAGACCCGATGACCCAGGTGGCCAACCGGGCCGAGTTCGATCGCATGCTCGCCTCGTTCATCGACGCCCACCAAGAGACCGGGCTGCCCTGCAGCCTGATCATGGCCGACATCGATCGCTTCAAGCGGATCAACGACACGTACGGCCACCAGGCGGGCGACGCGGCGATCATGACCTTCGCCAAGTTGCTGAAGACCTCGTGCCGCTCGGGCGACCTGGTCGCCCGCTACGGCGGCGAAGAGTTCGCCGTGCTCTGCGCCGACTGCAACAACGCCTCGGCCGCCCGACGCGCCGAGCAGATGCGCAAGCGTCTCGCCGAGACCAGCCACTCGGAGTTGGGCGGCAACCCGATCACCGCCAGCTTTGGCGTCACCGAGCTGCAGCCGGGGGACACCCCCGAATCGATGCTCCGCCGCTCCGACCGTGGCCTGCTGTTGGCCAAGGACCAGGGGCGCAACCAAGTAGTTCAACTGGGAGACGGCATGGGCGACGCACCAAAGGCCAAGAAGAGTTGGTGGAAGTTCCCCGTGTGGGGCGGCGCCAAGCTGATCGAGACCCGGCTGGTGACCAACGTGCCGATCGAGATCGCCGTGGAGAAGCTCCGCGGGTTCATCTCGGACCGCGACGCCAAGATCCTGCACATCACCGAGAACGAGCTCCGGCTGCAAGTGACCGAGCTGATCGCCGTGAGCGGCTCGACGGTCCGCCCGCAAGATTTCATGATCGACATGCTCCTCTCGCAAGAGCACATCGAGCGCACCAACAGCTCGGGATTGGCGTCGGGCAAGTACGTGCAAACGAACGCCGACGTGACGATCAGGCCCAAACGCGATCGCGACCGGCGTCAGAAGGACGTCTCGGAACAAGCCCGCCGCCTGCTCGGCAGCCTCAAGTCTTACCTGATGGCCAAAGAAACCTCGGCCGACCCGCCCAAGGCCGAGCCCGCCCCGAGCGAGCCCGCCCAGGCTTGA
- the gltX gene encoding glutamate--tRNA ligase — protein sequence MTVRTRFAPSPTGYLHIGGVRTALFNWLFARRHGGQFILRVDDTDQQRNVEAALEPILHGFRWLGLDWDEGPEVGGPHGPYYQSQRGEAYESAVTRLLDSGHAYRDFATPEELQTEREAAQAAGEAFTYSRKWMAESPEQAAAYEAEGRQGVVRLKMPREGKLVVDDLVRGEVAFDWAREQDHVIQRADGTCLYHLATVVDDHDLEISHVIRAEEHLSNTPRQVFIAESLGWAPPRFAHLPFVAEPGSKNKLSKRKLDKYLKNRDFAQLNEYGAKIAERIGLETSAETFNPVIVDFYEQTGFLADAVLNYLLLLGWSLDDSTEEFTREEMIEKFSLERVNKAPASFDPAKLLSFQERAMQQLPLKQRAARCLEFVKKAGWVSDPPACEMGPYVTKIVEGAGDRIKTAGDILDYDDFFVADDALVYDEKAWQKRLVKPENAAGLLTKFRAELAKHENATADELEAVLKAFCEAEGIKIGEIIHALRVATTGKGVGFGMFETLELLGHERRLRRIDLALARL from the coding sequence ATGACCGTCCGCACCCGCTTCGCCCCCTCGCCGACCGGCTACCTCCACATCGGCGGGGTGCGAACCGCGCTGTTCAACTGGCTGTTCGCCCGCCGGCACGGGGGGCAGTTTATCCTGCGCGTGGACGACACGGACCAGCAGCGCAACGTCGAGGCCGCGTTGGAGCCGATCCTGCACGGCTTCCGCTGGCTCGGGCTCGACTGGGACGAGGGCCCCGAGGTCGGCGGCCCTCACGGCCCCTACTACCAGTCGCAACGCGGCGAGGCCTACGAGTCGGCGGTCACTCGGCTGCTCGATTCGGGCCACGCCTACCGCGACTTCGCCACGCCCGAGGAGCTGCAAACCGAACGCGAAGCGGCCCAGGCCGCCGGCGAGGCGTTCACCTACAGCCGCAAGTGGATGGCCGAGTCGCCCGAGCAGGCGGCCGCCTACGAGGCCGAGGGGCGTCAGGGCGTCGTGCGGCTCAAGATGCCACGCGAAGGCAAGCTGGTGGTCGACGACTTGGTGCGCGGCGAGGTCGCTTTTGATTGGGCGCGGGAGCAGGACCACGTGATCCAGCGCGCCGACGGCACTTGCCTCTACCACTTGGCCACGGTCGTGGACGATCACGACCTGGAGATCTCGCATGTGATCCGCGCCGAGGAGCACCTGTCGAACACCCCCCGGCAGGTGTTCATCGCCGAGTCGCTCGGCTGGGCGCCGCCGCGGTTCGCCCACCTGCCGTTCGTCGCCGAGCCGGGGAGCAAGAACAAGCTCAGCAAACGCAAGCTGGACAAGTACCTCAAGAACCGCGACTTCGCCCAGCTCAACGAATACGGCGCCAAGATCGCCGAGAGGATCGGTCTGGAGACCTCGGCCGAGACGTTCAACCCGGTGATCGTCGACTTCTACGAGCAGACCGGTTTCCTGGCCGACGCGGTGCTCAATTACTTGCTGCTGTTGGGGTGGTCGCTCGACGACTCGACCGAGGAGTTCACGCGTGAGGAGATGATCGAGAAGTTCTCGCTGGAGCGCGTGAACAAGGCGCCGGCGAGCTTCGACCCGGCCAAGCTGCTGTCGTTCCAAGAGCGGGCGATGCAGCAACTGCCGCTCAAGCAGCGGGCGGCCCGTTGCTTGGAGTTCGTCAAGAAAGCGGGCTGGGTGTCGGACCCACCCGCCTGCGAGATGGGGCCCTACGTGACAAAGATCGTCGAGGGCGCCGGCGACCGCATCAAGACCGCCGGCGACATCCTCGACTACGACGACTTCTTCGTCGCCGACGACGCCTTGGTCTACGACGAGAAGGCGTGGCAGAAACGGCTGGTCAAACCGGAGAACGCCGCCGGGCTGCTCACCAAGTTCCGCGCCGAACTCGCTAAGCACGAGAACGCCACGGCCGACGAGCTCGAAGCCGTGCTCAAGGCGTTCTGCGAGGCCGAGGGTATCAAGATCGGCGAGATCATCCACGCCCTGCGCGTGGCGACGACCGGCAAGGGGGTCGGCTTCGGCATGTTCGAGACCCTCGAACTGCTGGGCCACGAGCGCCGGCTGCGCCGCATCGATCTGGCGCTGGCGCGTTTGTAA